The genome window gggtgcCCTGTGGAGCTGGGACTCACGCCTGAGGGGAGCGCGCTGCCCGGTGGTGGCTGGCACCCCTGAAGGGAATGTGACGAGGCGGGGAGCTGTCACAGCGCTGGGGGTGATGCCACAGGAACACCCAGTGGGCCTCCCCCGCCTTTGTCTTCCTCAGGTCAGAGGCCTAACAGGCCCCACAGGCCAGAGGTCAAGGGCGTGCCAGAGCCCAGGGCGGCCAGCCCTGGAGGGGCTGTGAGAGCAGCGTTCCTGCCAGGTCTGGGTCCTGGTGTCCGCGTCACCCAGCCTTGGTGCGGCCCCTCTGACCTCTCTGCACTGGAGTCCCCGCTCTGGGCCTTTGTTCAGGGAAAGGTTCAGGCTGTGTGCACCGGCCGCTTTCTGAGCCTTGTGGGCTCTGCCTGTGATGCCTACCCGACTTGCTGGAATATCTGCCCTTTGGCTGGAGGTGGGGTCAGGGCAAGGTGCTGGGTGCTTGGGAGCCAGAGTTCCCTGCTGGGGGCAGAGGTCTGCGGGGTGGGCGGACAGTTCTCAGGGGGTAGCCAGAGACCCCTGGGGGGTCAGAGTTCCCTGCTGGGGGCAGAGGTCTGCGGGGAGGTGGGGCAGTTCTCAGGGGGTAGCCAGAGACCCCTGGGGGGTCAGAGTTCCCTGCTGGGGGCAGAAGtctgcggggagggggggcagttCTCAGGGGGTAGCCAGAGACCCCTGGGGGGTCAGAGTTCCCTGCTGGGGGCAGAGGtctgcggggagggggggcagttCTCAGGGGGTAGCCAGAGACCCCTGGGGGGTCAGAGTTCCCTGCTGGGGGCAGAGGtctgcggggaggggggcagttcTCAGGGGGTAGCCAGAGACCCCTGGGGGGTCAGAGTTCCCTGCTGGGGGCAGAGGtctgcggggaggggggcagttcTCAGGGGGTAGCCAGAGACCCCTGGGGGGTCAGAGTTCCCTGCTGGGGGCAGAGGtctgcggggagggggggcagttCTCAGGGGGTAGCCAGAGACCCCTGGGGGGTCAGAGTTCCCTGCTGGGGGCAGAGGtctgcggggaggggggcagttcTCAGGGGGTAGCCAGAGACCCCTGGGGGGTCAGAGTTCCCTGCTGGGGGCAGAAGtctgcggggaggggggcagttcTCAGGGGGTAGCCAGAGACCCCTGGGGGGTCAGAGTTCCCTGCTGGGGGCAGAGGtctgcggggagggggggcagttCTCAGGGGGTCGCAGAGTGGGGGGCAGAGTTCCCTGGAGGGAGCCCCGCAGCAGGACGAGGAAGGGGGCGGTCAGGGTGGGCTACGGTAGAGCCGGCCCTCGGGAAGGGCTGGGAGAGGGCGTGGAACCTTGCCGGGCACACGGGTCAAGGCCGGCTGTCTCGTGGTGCGAGACGGGCCAAATGACGCGCCGGGCGCAGTAGCCGCCcgcagggctgggggcggggcctggaagGTCTCCTGTCCCGTGGAGGGCGGGGCCtagcgggggcggggccggggcggggccggaggGCGCCAGTGCGCAGGCTCAGTCGGTCCAGGGTCGGGCGTGCggcgctggcggcggcggcggcgggacgGGCGCGCGGACGTGAGTGCGCGCGCGTGGCCGCCCGGGGCCTGGGCCGAGGGgccgcggggcggcggggcgACGGGGGCGTCGCGACCCAAGGCCGTGCTCTAGTGCGAGCCCGCGGGGCTGCGTCCCTTCCCCGGCGTGGGTGGCCCCGGGTCCCGGCCCTCGGCCCCGAGGGCTTCGCCGACGGCCGCCTCCCCCGGCGGGGAGCCGCGCTCGCTTTCCCGGGGGCAGAGGGCGGGCGCGAGCCCCGAGGGCAGCACTGCCCCCGGTTCCGGCTCGGGTGGCCGGAGCGCCGAGTGCCGGAGTAGCCCGCGGAGGGGCGCCGCCCCGGCCCCTGTCCCTCGCCCGGGCGGCTGTGCGGGCCAGCTGGTGCAGGTGCGGGACCCGCCCGCAGCGCGGCCGGCAGCCGGGAagcttcccttccccacccttgCTTTTAATTTCTGCACTTTTTAAACTCGTGACAATGTGTACATAAGACATAGAATTTACCCTTTGAACCATTTTAAGTTGCATAATTCAGCGGCATCCGTCCTTTTCAGTGCCTTAGACCCTGGTTTTGTCCTGAAGCAGGAGGGGTTAAGAGGGAGCTGTGTTATTGCCAATGTTAGAATCGGACTCAAGCCAGCTCCAGCCAGCGTGGGCCGCGCAGTGAATTCCCAGGAGGGAAACCCGTGCCTGGGTCAGGCTCAAGGGCAGCTCGCCCAGGGCCTCTGTCCCCCATGCCCCCCAGCGCGCCTCTCCTGGAGGCCGAAACCTCACTGCCTCACCGTGGAAGACACGTCTCTTCCTGGACCTGACCTGGACTTGGGCTGTGCTGGGCTTCCTCTCGGTAGTATTCCAGAGTTGCAGGTCCTATCACTTGCTTTTTAGGGCAGGAGCGATGGTGCCCCATCTGGTGCCCAGGCAGCTGGTGCAGCTCTTCCGGTGGCAGGTGGTGTGCGCTCGGGGAGCCTCTGTGCAGCCCAGGACATGGGCATTGGTGTCCAGGATCCCCAGCCTGCTCAGCCCTTGGGGGGCCACGGGCACCAGCCACCTGGTCTGCAGAAGCAGCTCATCCACATCCCCCTGTGCCCCCGAGGTGGTGCTGACCCAGGAGCGCTACCCCGTGACGCGGCTGCCATTCTCCGTGGTGTCTGAGGAAGACCTGGCAGCCTTTGAACGCATCATCCCCGGCAGGGTCGTCACAGACCCGGAGGTGCTGGAAGCTTCCAACGTGGACTGGCTGAGGACGGTCCGAGGTGAGTGAGGGTCTGTCCTCATGCTTCAGGGGGATGGGTGTGTGATGAGCTTTGGGTGGAGGAGCCTGGGGTCACTGGCACATACCCCTTCTTGTGCTGACGAAAAGCTGTACTGTGGTTTTAAAGTCTTCTGAGAACAACATTCATAGAGGTTTATTGGTGGGTGCGTGACCTCTGcaaatcaaaagacaaaagagCCCCCTGGCTGCTCTGAGGGATGCACGTTGATTCCTGGTGCTGCTGTGACGGAGAACCACACACTGTGCAGCAGAAGCTTACCCTCCCCCAGGCCCGGAGGCCAGAGGTCTGCCAGGAGGGCGTGGGCCAGGccatgctccctccagaggctcagggaggctccttcctgcctcttccagctcctgggggctccaggcgcccctgggcctgTGACCGCTTCACTCCCATGTCCGGCTCCGTCTCCTGGTGgcctctccctgtgtgtctgtgtctcagacctccccctgcttctctttaAGGGCACCTGGCCTCACCCTAAGTCCAGGACCTtctcatctcaggatccttaacttGATTACCTATGTAAAGACCCTTTATCCAAATAAGGGCACGTGCACAGGGTCTGAGGGATAGGATGTGGACGTACTTTGGGAGGGCCAGTCTGCCCATGGCAGCTCTCTTGGGCAAGATGCGTGGGTGCTGGTTTGGCCGCCCATGCCTCCTTCCTCTCAGCACACGCCTGTTCGTCAGCTCCTGGATTCTCAGCCTTCCAGACCCAGCACACCCTCTCCCGTGAGAGAGAGCTTCTAACACTCTGTGTTCTCTCCTGGAACATTTTCGGAGATAACGTAAGCTGCCTCTTCAGACAGTTACAAAAACCAATACGATGTTCTTGCTAGAACATTAAAGAGAGCTAGAAGACAACCAGTTTACAACAAAGTTATGTATTAGACACGGAATGCCTGGGCATTCCAGGACCGCAGGCAAGGCTGGATCCGGCGCACGTGGGACTTGAAAGAGCAGTCAAGGGGGGTGTTGTGTGGCGGCGACTCAGCCACTGCAAGGGAAAACTCCGAGAGAGGGTCCAAACCAGCTGCGGCCTGAAGTATAGTGCGTCTGGAAATGGTGCGGAGTCTTGAGCACGTGGAGTTAGGGTGTGGGCTCAGATCACCGAGACACGCTGTACTCGCAGGGAAAGACAGGCCGGAGACCTTGGAAGTCTTCGgactgttcttcttttttttaaagattgtatttatttgagagcaagatagagacagagatagtgggagagagcacgagcagggaggagagggagaagcaggcttcctgtccgTCCCAGGCAGATgttaactgatgagccacccaggcgccctcctcggGCTCTTCTTTATGGCCTAAGTGCCCAGACTGGAAGGGCGTCCAGCCCCACCCTGCCCGCTAAGTCAGGGCCtcgcgggggggtgggggatgttgCCAGGCTGCGAGCCCACCACCCGCACAGGGCCTGCAGGCTTGTGTGCGGTGCTCCTGGAGGCAGGAGAGGGTGCTGTCCACCCTCGGCTCAACCAAGCCGGGCCCCGGCCCTGGCTCGGCACTGCTGCCTGAGTGCCAAGCGCCACAAACTGGGGATGGGGCTCCCACCTCAGGTAAGAACCCAGTGTGCTGGGTGCTCAAGGCTTAGGGTGTCTTCCTCCTGGGGCTTCCAGAGCAAGTGCACCCTGTGACTGGGATGCGGACtgtctgccctccctccctggacAGGGCTTGGCTGTGTGCTGGGGGCTCTTCCTGGaggtctgtgtgcctgtgtggacgaccccccacccccacccctggctgctGACAGCTGAGCTCAGGAGGGCGGCACTGGGGCTTATTCGTGTCTGAATCCGCAGGACTTGATGCCCAGCACCTGCCCAGTGGGTGTCTGCTGAAGTAGTTTGTTCAATTTCTGTCTAAATCACCCTTTTGTGTGGCTTTCTTTTGAGAAGAAAGCATGTCTAAACTTACgatcatttaacattttaatctcGGAGTTCTATAGAAAACGCAGCTAGTAAAAGCTGATTAGGattttacaattttcttaaaaatggattttatttgaaatggaaaCTGTTAGTAAGTATCCTGTCCAAAAATTAGATCCCTTGCTCATGGGTGGACCCCATAAACTTCGGTGGGCACCTCATTGTGTGTCTGCACATGGTGCAGGGCTGGGGTCCCAAACATGAAGCTGGACAGGAGGCTCACCTGAGGGACGGTGGCATGAGCTGCACGCCAGGTGGGCATGAGTGCCCAGGAAAGGCCCCCATCACAGGCTGTTTCCTTGGAGTCTGGGGAAGCCACCTGGAAGGGTGTCCTGGGACAGGAATAGCCAGCGCAAAGCCTCTGAGCAAGGCCACGCTTGGCGTGTTTGTGGAGCCATAGGCCCAGGTACAGCTGGAGTGGATGGACGAGGGGGAGGTCAGAGAGCGAGGGGGCCAGGTCATCGAGACCTCAGGGCTGTGTGAGTCCTGGTAGCTGAtggggggctgctgggaggccaggaggagagaggggcccATGGCCTGAGGTGGCTCCCGTGTCGGGGGAGGCTTTCACTCCGCAGTCGTGGAACCTGGGAGCAGAGCACGAGTCTTCGAGGGCGGTCAGCTGAAATGGTATCGGGTTCTGTGTGTGCGGAAGGAAGAGTCCAAGATGTGCTCATGGGCGAATAGGGTGTCAGAGGAGTCAGGATGCAGGGCCCCTTGGCCTGAGCAGTTGCAGAACTGGCCTTCCACTTGCTGAGTAAAATGGCAGGAGGTGCCGCTCTGTGGAGAAGCCAGAGGTCTGGGCCTGGACAAGTCCAGATGGACACGTGAGGGGGCCTGTTGGGCTGTGAAGCCGGCTAGCCCAGGGCAGGGTCCGAGGAGGCTGGTGACCGCTGTGGTCCATGGGGGTGAGCAGGCACCAGCCAAGGGGACCGAGCAGGTGTGGCCGGGGCTCCGGGGAACCTGGTGCATGTGTGAACAAAGGGGAAGCCAGGGGTCGGCAGGGATCGGCAGGGGTCGGGAGCAGCTGCTGCACTGGGGACCGTGGCAGGAGGCCGTCCGTAGCATGGAAGTGACACGTGTGCCACTGGAGCTGTTTGTGGGGGCTTGGGAGGCAGACGGGACCCCCGTCTGGTGGATGCACTGTGCTGTCGGGGGGGACAGAGAGCTGAGGCTGTGGGGACGGGGTCAAGAGaagatgtttttttccttttcggGGCTGGTTTCGGACGAGCCTGCCGTCGCAGCAGGTTAATAGTGGAATGATCTGGTAGAGAGGGAAGAGCGAGGAGCTTGGTGAGAAACGGGGGGTCGCCGTGAAGTTGCCCAGGAGGTGGGCGTGGAGGGACCCGGGCCCAGGGAGGGGTCGCAGTCTCAGGGGGAAAGACAGTGGGGGCCCGTGCAGAAGCAGGTGGGTGCTGCTgaggtgaggctgggggaggccaTGGGAGCTGCGGTctgtgggaggggggaggcgtGTGAGAGACTGCTGCCTGTCCCCCgggaggcaggacagggaggGCCCAGGGACTGCTgcccaggggtgggaggaagcaagCCGGGGAGTCGTTCCCGGAGCCTGGGGAGCAGGACCCTCAGCCCAGGTTCCCAGGGAGCTGGGAGAGAAGAGGCAGGACCCGAGTTCGAGGTGAAAGTCTCATGTGTCAGGGTCAGCAGCGTCCTGCAGAGGTTCAGATGGGCAAGATCTGAGGCTTGCCGGCCACTCGGTCTGTGCCACAGTCTGTTGTCCGAAAGCAGCCACACCAAATAAATGGGCATCAAACTGTGTCCACACAGCTCCACTTACAAACGTGGCCCGGGCTGGGCGTGGCCTGCACGCGGGGCTTGCCAGCCCTGACGTAGCTGGGTGCTCTGGTCactgggaggaaggcagggagactGCCCGCTGGGAGCGCTGGGGGTGTGCATGCTGTGACAGGTGACAGGCCATGCCCCAGGAGGGTCCTCTCGTGCCCCAAGCCCAGTGGCACCCTGAGTGAACGAGGGCCTCGGACGGCTGCTGGGAAGCCAAGAGGGCCGAAGAAGCAGGTGGTGGGCAGCATGCGGACGGTGCCGCTGAGACCAGTGAAAGGCATCTGTCCCCTACCAGTCTGCTGAGCCTGCCTTTGTCGAGCGGAAGGACACGAGCTGAGGGCCAGAGAGACTGACGCTTTCGCCTCAGCTCGTCCCTGACCGGCGCCCTCCAGAGCTCTGACTCTGCTCCATCTGCCTTTGCTGCTTCTGTTTTCCCCTCTGTCCTTTGAGTCCGTCCCTAACCTCTGAGGCTCTGTGCACATGAGACAGGAGACTAGGGCATAGCTGGAGTTTCGAACCTTGGGGGCAGTCTGCCCGAAgattccttccctgcttcctcccacacgTCCCAGAGGAAACACAGTCATCATCCAGCAGCATGTCCACGGCTGCCTCCCTTTGGCCAGCGTCCTGAGGTGGACAACAGAGCCCTAAGGCCTCCTGGAGGCTCGGGCAGGGGTGTGCTGGGAGAGCCAGTTACTGAAAAATTGTTAGAATTTTGCAGCAAGCCAGTTGTGAAACACAGcccttattaaaaattaaagtatgtaaatatatgattaagttatatttaaagcaaggattataaatatatatatatttataatttataacaaaaaaaagtAAGCGAAGAAATACAGCCAGATCTCAAAGCCGCATGAGAAGTCACTGacgtgggcggggggggggtgctgtgcCTCCCGCCTTCCTGAAGCCTCCTCACCTGCTTCTGCATTTGGAACAAAgtcagaggggcagagagagcctgCCTGTCTCTGGGAGGCGGTGGTCAGGAACACCGACGGGCTGGCATCCAGGGGCTCCTGCTGGCCACCTCTGGGCTCCCATAAATCGAAACAGCTGAGAGCCGGCACCTGGTGCATAAAACAAGAGCCGTGAGCGCACACCGCTTTGATGAAACACTTACAGGAGCGGGATGGGAAGCCCCCTCCCCGCGGCAGAAAGTCCAGTACTACACACAGGTGGAGGGATGGATTCGGACAGGTCACTGGCTCGATGTCAGGTGTCTCCCCACAAGGGATGTGCGGTTATGGGGGAAACACAGTCACTCCCAGCGAgcagccaggcaggtgcccccgGCCGTGGACGTGGGCCTGGACGTCCGTGCCGTGGCCTCCCCGCCCAGGGAGGCGGGGCCCGTTTTTGACACCTCGCCCTTGTCCTGGAGGTTCGCGGGCTTGTTGCTGACTGCGGTTGTGCGGGTGGCCTGCAGAGGAAGGAGGATCTTCCCTTTCCGGAGGGTAGACTGAGCGCTGCCCTCCGTGAGTGTAACGTGCTCCTTGGTGTTGCAGGTGGTAGCAAGGTGCTGCTGAGGCCCCGGACCTCCCAGGAGGTGGCTCACATCCTCAGGTGAGGAGCCGGCACCGCGGGGGCCCACGGGGCCGCGGCGGGCGCCTGGGGAGGGCACGcatcagggagggagacaggccTTTTCTTGCAAACAGCATTCTTTCATTGTTCTATGCCAGTAAACTCACGTTGAAattggaaaacagaaaaccataaagaaaaccCCGCGAAAGCAagccctctcttccctccagaGGTGGCCCCTGAGGGGTTTTGCTCCCTCCAGCTGCTCCTTCTCTGCCTGGAGTGGTTAACTGCTGTCACATCGTGTCTGTGATGGGAGCGCTTCTCTGTCTTCCCCATCTGGCCGTTTCCGCGCCACGTCTAGGTGCTCCTTGCGCTTCCAGGCCAGTTTCTGGCGGAGGTCTGACGGACACGTGGGGGGCTGCGTTGCTTTTGGTGGACAGCAGGGGGTGCTGCTGATCGGGGCCTTGTGCAGGGAGGGGTGTGGCCTCTCAGGAGGTTCCCCCCAGGAGTGCCACCCTGTCCGGGACCGTGCAGCCTCATGGGTAGACCCCGGTCTCCTCAGACTCACCGGCCGAGCACAGGGACTGAGGAAGCCCCCATGGAGGCCacgggcaggaggaagggggactCAAGGTTCGGTGGGCTCGCAGCCAGGGTTGGCCTGGATCGCGTCCTGCAGGGATGGTGGTGTGGGTGGAGGGACGGGACCCCGATACCCGTCCTGTGCTTGTCCCAGGTACTGTCATGAGAGGAACCTGGCTGTGAACCCGCAGGGGGGAAACACGGGCATGGTGGGGGGCAGCGTGCCCGTCTTTGATGAGATCATCTTGTCCACCGCCCAGATGAACCAGGTCATCAGCTTCCACAGCGTGTCAGGTAAGCCTGCACTGCGGCCGGGTGGTGGGGGCccgggctggggaggagaggcccGGCTCTGTCTGCCCTGGGGGTGCTCTCTGGCCGGTCACTCAGGTGGCTTGTGCGGTGGGGCTGAGGTGAAGGGGGTGGGCTTTTGCCGCAGCCCCTCCGACTCTGACATTTTCTGACCAGGACGGCCCTTGGAAATGGGGTGCAAAGGGTGGGGTACAGGGAAGTACCAGGCGCCTCCCGCTCAGTGGCCCCAGCAGTCTGTCCAGCAGGGCATTTGGGGTGGGCCATCCTCtgtgctgggggcacctgggcacgGGAGCTCCATGCCAGCAGCGCCCCAGAGTCACACATCCCCGGTGGTGGGATCAGCCCCGGGCGAGGGGCTGCTGCCTTTATAGCGACGCTCTTCAGCTCTTTTCCTCAAGAGTGTGTGCCTGAGgactttcttctttacttttgcCCTAGCAATTTCTCTTTCTCGTGGTAAACAATAAGGGTCACTTCTGGGGGACGGGTCTGGGGACACGCTCCCTTTCCTCGGTCCGGGTTTGGAGGGGGACCCCCGCCCCGGGGCTGACCCCCGCAGGGGCCCCGCGATGAGTCTCCTGGCTCCTCCTGGGCCGAGAGCATCCGCGGCAGCGCTTTGGCTCGGCAGGGACCCTGGTGTGCCAGGCGGGCTGTGTCCTGGAGGAGCTCAGCCGCTACGTGGAGGAGAGGGGCTTCGTCATGCCCCTGGACCTGGGGGCCAAGGGCAGCTGCCACATCGGGGGGAATGTGGCGACCAACGCTGGTGGCCTGCGGTTTCTGCGCTACGGCTCACTGCATGGGACTGTCTTGGGCCTGGAAGTGGTGAGCTGTGGCGCCGGCCCGCTTTCCTCTGTGTCCCCTGTGCCCGTGTCCGAGTGGCCCggctccccagcctctccccagtGCTGAGTGTGCTCAGCGTGTGAGGTCTCCGCAGGGGCCCCGACCCGGCTTGGCTCTGGGGGGTCTGTGCCCCCTTGGGCACTCTCTCTGGGTCTCGGGCGGTTGGGGCGGTGCGGGGTGAGGTTGGGAAGCCTTGTGGATGAGGGGTCTACAGGGTGCGGCTGGTGCAGCGTGGTCTCTGCCACGCCCCTGCTCCGCCCTGCCTCCTCGCCACCCTGCTTTGGGCCCTGAGCTCCCTGGGGGTGGGAGCATGAAAGTCCTTCTTTCAGCCCGATTGGGCGCCTCAGGCCTGGGGTCACCCCGGGGCCTCcgactggggtggggtgggggctcatGCCTGGCTCTGCTTTCTGAGGGCCCCCCGGGCATGGGAGCGGGAGGAGAGGGGTGTCCACGAGGGCCCATGTGTAGGAtcttgcttctctccttctcgGCTAGGTACTGGCCGATGGCACCATCCTGAACTGCCTGACCTCCCTGCGGAAGGACAACACGGGCTATGACCTGAAGCAGCTCTTCATCGGGTCGGAGGGCACACTGGGGGTCATCACGGCTGTGTCCATCCAGTGTCAGCCCAAGCCCACAGCGGTGAACGTGGCTTTCCTCGGTAGGCAGGCCGTCAGGGTGCACCACTCGGTGCCCTGTCCGTCGGCGTGAGGGAGGCTGTTGCCGCCTCTCCTGGCTTCTCTCCGAGGGATGGTGCTCCCAGAGTGAGGTCTGCAGGGGAGCCTCCCCCGTCTCGGGGCAGAACACACTTTGTTCTGGAGCAGAACTGGGGCTTTGCTCAGCTCTGCCACCCTGTCTGGCTCGTTGACTCTGAGGGAGATGGTGTCATTTCTGGTGTGTGCGCTCCCGGATCAGTCACAGCCGTAGGAACACTGCCCGCCCTGTCCCCTGCTGTCCCTGCTGTCCCCGCCCTGTCCCCTGCTGTCCCCGCCCTGTCCCCCTGCTgtccctgccctgtccctgctgtccctgccctgtccctgctGTCCTTGCCCTGTCCCCGCCCTGTCCCCCTGCTGTCCCTGCtgtccccaccctgtccccctgTCCCTGCTGTCCCCGCCCTGTCCCCCTGCTGTCCCTACTGTCCTCACCCTGTCCTCCTGCTGTCTCTGTCCCCGCCCTGTCTCCCTACTGTCCCTGCTGTCTCCGCCCTGTCCCTCCGCCGTCCCTACTGTCCCTGCTCTGTCCCTGC of Halichoerus grypus chromosome 4, mHalGry1.hap1.1, whole genome shotgun sequence contains these proteins:
- the D2HGDH gene encoding D-2-hydroxyglutarate dehydrogenase, mitochondrial isoform X3, which gives rise to MVPHLVPRQLVQLFRWQVVCARGASVQPRTWALVSRIPSLLSPWGATGTSHLVCRSSSSTSPCAPEVVLTQERYPVTRLPFSVVSEEDLAAFERIIPGRVVTDPEVLEASNVDWLRTVRGGSKVLLRPRTSQEVAHILRYCHERNLAVNPQGGNTGMVGGSVPVFDEIILSTAQMNQVISFHSVSGTLVCQAGCVLEELSRYVEERGFVMPLDLGAKGSCHIGGNVATNAGGLRFLRYGSLHGTVLGLEVVLADGTILNCLTSLRKDNTGYDLKQLFIGSEGTLGVITAVSIQCQPKPTAVNVAFLGDGNLHLNVTSEAFSPSLLDALEPYVYEWTARQQGSVSAEHGLGFRKRGVLSYSKPPEALRLMQQLKALLDPQGILNPYKTLPAQA
- the D2HGDH gene encoding D-2-hydroxyglutarate dehydrogenase, mitochondrial isoform X1, encoding MVPHLVPRQLVQLFRWQVVCARGASVQPRTWALVSRIPSLLSPWGATGTSHLVCRSSSSTSPCAPEVVLTQERYPVTRLPFSVVSEEDLAAFERIIPGRVVTDPEVLEASNVDWLRTVRGGSKVLLRPRTSQEVAHILRYCHERNLAVNPQGGNTGMVGGSVPVFDEIILSTAQMNQVISFHSVSGTLVCQAGCVLEELSRYVEERGFVMPLDLGAKGSCHIGGNVATNAGGLRFLRYGSLHGTVLGLEVVLADGTILNCLTSLRKDNTGYDLKQLFIGSEGTLGVITAVSIQCQPKPTAVNVAFLGCPGFDEVLQTFSSCRGLLGEILSAYEFMDAECMRLVTHHLRLTSPVQESPFYVLVETSGSRPEHDAEKLSDFLEQVLSSGLVTDGTLATDQVKLQALWALRERISEALSQDGYVYKYDLSLPTERLYDLVPDLRARLGSRAKHVVGYGHLGDGNLHLNVTSEAFSPSLLDALEPYVYEWTARQQGSVSAEHGLGFRKRGVLSYSKPPEALRLMQQLKALLDPQGILNPYKTLPAQA
- the D2HGDH gene encoding D-2-hydroxyglutarate dehydrogenase, mitochondrial isoform X5 gives rise to the protein MVPHLVPRQLVQLFRWQVVCARGASVQPRTWALVSRIPSLLSPWGATGTSHLVCRSSSSTSPCAPEVVLTQERYPVTRLPFSVVSEEDLAAFERIIPGRVVTDPEVLEASNVDWLRTVRGGSKVLLRPRTSQEVAHILRYCHERNLAVNPQGGNTGMVGGSVPVFDEIILSTAQMNQVISFHSVSGTLVCQAGCVLEELSRYVEERGFVMPLDLGAKGSCHIGGNVATNAGGLRFLRYGSLHGTVLGLEVVLADGTILNCLTSLRKDNTGYDLKQLFIGSEGTLGVITAVSIQCQPKPTAVNVAFLGAVGPEGEDLGGAEPGRLRVQIRPLPAHREALRPRARPARPPWLTGQARGGLWPLGGR
- the D2HGDH gene encoding D-2-hydroxyglutarate dehydrogenase, mitochondrial isoform X2; translation: MVPHLVPRQLVQLFRWQVVCARGASVQPRTWALVSRIPSLLSPWGATGTSHLVCRSSSSTSPCAPEVVLTQERYPVTRLPFSVVSEEDLAAFERIIPGRVVTDPEVLEASNVDWLRTVRGGSKVLLRPRTSQEVAHILRYCHERNLAVNPQGGNTGMVGGSVPVFDEIILSTAQMNQVISFHSVSGTLVCQAGCVLEELSRYVEERGFVMPLDLGAKGSCHIGGNVATNAGGLRFLRYGSLHGTVLGLEVVLADGTILNCLTSLRKDNTGYDLKQLFIGSEGTLGVITAVSIQCQPKPTAVNVAFLESPFYVLVETSGSRPEHDAEKLSDFLEQVLSSGLVTDGTLATDQVKLQALWALRERISEALSQDGYVYKYDLSLPTERLYDLVPDLRARLGSRAKHVVGYGHLGDGNLHLNVTSEAFSPSLLDALEPYVYEWTARQQGSVSAEHGLGFRKRGVLSYSKPPEALRLMQQLKALLDPQGILNPYKTLPAQA